From Mycoplasmopsis gallinacea, the proteins below share one genomic window:
- a CDS encoding potassium channel family protein, whose product MKLKYSNDICVIGTGRFGSAVIEQLLRMNKNILLIDREEENVKTYNSEVDHIIIADATDTRALKGAGVDQVETVVVAVSDNIEIIAALKELRVKNIIARSKSRNHARVLKQIGVNIIVSPEHEAGVRTALIAANTNFIKYSKNLQEIGNNFVFGTTSLHNPDLFNKKLSQLNFNEREITAVLVKRNSTPMRPTGDLELFENDQITIVGQVDNVTEAFEWFNEK is encoded by the coding sequence ATGAAATTAAAATATTCTAATGATATCTGTGTTATTGGAACAGGTCGTTTTGGTTCAGCTGTTATTGAACAACTTTTAAGAATGAACAAAAACATTTTACTTATCGACCGTGAAGAAGAAAATGTTAAAACTTATAATAGTGAAGTTGATCACATCATCATTGCCGACGCAACTGATACTAGAGCTTTAAAAGGAGCTGGTGTTGATCAAGTTGAAACCGTGGTTGTTGCTGTTTCTGATAATATTGAAATTATTGCTGCTTTAAAAGAGCTTAGAGTAAAAAACATCATTGCTAGATCAAAAAGCAGAAACCATGCAAGGGTTCTTAAGCAAATTGGTGTAAATATTATTGTGAGTCCTGAACATGAAGCGGGAGTAAGGACAGCACTTATTGCTGCTAATACCAACTTTATTAAATATAGCAAAAACTTACAAGAAATCGGAAATAACTTCGTCTTTGGAACCACATCATTGCATAATCCAGATTTATTTAACAAAAAACTTTCTCAACTTAATTTCAATGAACGAGAAATTACTGCAGTTCTTGTAAAAAGAAACTCTACTCCAATGCGTCCAACTGGAGATTTAGAACTTTTTGAAAATGACCAAATCACTATTGTAGGTCAAGTGGATAACGTTACCGAAGCTTTTGAATGATTTAACGAAAAATAA
- a CDS encoding DUF3137 domain-containing protein codes for MRIIKDPMSSNEFFAKFKEEMMPFIKENVEKAYKGPEVAKARKGRIIGIVALIAGFFFLILAALGASFAYNSTAFGGVVLIISLIGLIASIVVAVIFFWIYKKNKDTIKNLILRSLNEDFIYNKTFQIFGDDFNYLTREEIGALNSQGVDTNLEITKQEMYYHNVSIPSDAKIIDITPPRKLLLHNKYMVVTQNVLYRWIEGSGKNQRERNRWNSYIKVDTSILQDRQFNFTLFRGNNPLGAKVKLENDRFNKIFKLTTNNELKIRQMYTPLAMETSVSWYDKERKNVKFPEPAVSSIASREYVMFSNIGEKGFMNLDFAFSVKSEKVFKAIVKDIYSDSFSFYYLIAFLHFSLYL; via the coding sequence ATGAGAATCATAAAAGACCCAATGTCTAGCAATGAATTTTTCGCCAAATTCAAAGAAGAAATGATGCCTTTTATTAAAGAAAATGTTGAAAAAGCATATAAAGGTCCTGAAGTTGCAAAAGCAAGAAAAGGAAGAATAATTGGAATTGTTGCTCTGATTGCCGGATTTTTCTTTTTAATATTAGCAGCATTAGGAGCTAGTTTTGCTTATAATTCAACTGCTTTCGGTGGAGTTGTTTTAATAATTTCGTTAATTGGACTAATTGCTTCTATAGTTGTAGCAGTTATTTTCTTTTGAATTTACAAGAAAAATAAAGACACTATTAAAAATTTAATTTTAAGAAGCTTAAATGAAGATTTTATTTATAATAAAACCTTCCAAATTTTTGGAGATGATTTCAACTATTTAACAAGAGAAGAAATTGGGGCATTAAATAGCCAAGGTGTTGATACTAACTTAGAAATTACTAAACAAGAAATGTATTACCACAATGTTTCAATTCCTAGTGATGCCAAAATTATTGACATTACACCACCTAGAAAACTTTTACTTCATAATAAATATATGGTCGTTACTCAAAATGTACTTTACCGATGAATTGAAGGAAGCGGGAAAAATCAAAGAGAACGCAATAGATGAAATTCATATATAAAAGTAGATACATCAATTTTACAAGATAGACAATTTAACTTCACTTTATTCCGTGGAAACAACCCATTGGGAGCTAAAGTTAAACTTGAAAATGATAGATTTAATAAAATTTTCAAATTAACAACTAATAATGAATTAAAAATTAGACAAATGTATACTCCTTTAGCAATGGAAACTAGCGTTTCTTGATACGATAAAGAAAGAAAAAATGTTAAATTCCCAGAACCTGCTGTTTCATCAATAGCAAGCCGTGAATATGTAATGTTTTCAAATATTGGTGAAAAAGGATTTATGAATTTAGATTTTGCTTTCTCAGTTAAATCAGAAAAAGTATTTAAAGCAATTGTTAAAGATATTTATTCAGATTCATTTAGTTTTTATTACTTAATTGCATTTTTACACTTTTCATTATACTTATAA
- a CDS encoding pseudouridine synthase, with product MEQERLQKILSQAGIASRRESEELIKKGKVVVNGKVAKLGDKASFKDEILVNGKPIQEEEKVYFLLNKPPKTVCTLKDNFNRTIVTDLIDTPYKIFPVGRLDYDTTGVLLLTNDGEMANKLIHPKYQIPRVYRARLNSPLTPKELKYLNTPVQINGKESKQDVLVADNKSYFVILTVGTYHHVKELFKLVDRTVLNLKRIEFAGLTIEGLPVGAYRRLKLKELKFIRTLLEKKDEELNQKK from the coding sequence ATAGAACAAGAAAGATTGCAAAAGATTCTTTCACAAGCAGGGATTGCTTCAAGAAGAGAGTCAGAAGAATTAATTAAAAAAGGAAAAGTTGTTGTTAATGGAAAAGTAGCAAAACTTGGGGATAAAGCAAGTTTTAAAGATGAAATTTTAGTGAATGGAAAACCAATTCAAGAAGAAGAAAAAGTGTACTTTTTACTTAACAAACCACCTAAAACAGTGTGCACCCTTAAGGACAATTTTAATCGCACTATCGTTACTGATTTAATTGATACTCCTTATAAAATTTTCCCAGTAGGTCGTCTTGACTATGATACAACTGGTGTTTTACTTTTGACTAATGATGGAGAAATGGCAAACAAATTAATTCATCCAAAATACCAAATCCCACGTGTTTATAGAGCTAGATTAAATTCACCACTAACACCTAAAGAACTTAAGTATTTAAACACACCTGTCCAAATTAATGGAAAAGAAAGCAAGCAAGATGTGCTTGTTGCTGATAATAAAAGTTACTTTGTTATTTTGACTGTAGGAACTTATCACCATGTTAAAGAACTTTTTAAATTAGTTGATCGAACTGTTTTAAATTTAAAAAGAATTGAATTTGCAGGGCTTACAATCGAAGGACTTCCAGTTGGAGCTTATCGAAGATTAAAATTAAAAGAATTGAAATTTATTCGCACATTATTGGAGAAAAAAGATGAAGAATTGAATCAGAAAAAATAA
- a CDS encoding nicotinate-nucleotide adenylyltransferase: MKIGLFGGSFNPIHKGHIKIARYAMKKLGLDKMIFIPTSISPFKQKGKSVSGQDKINMINLILEPGMEVSDFEVKKGGVSYTFETIRYFKNLYKDDQLYFLIGSDNLPKLHKWEHIDEIVANVNMVVFKRSKKFNKLNAKKYKLQILDNPIFEYSSTHYKKGYLNMVEDQVQTYIQSKGLYIEEIIHNSLSALRAKHSLYCADFAANLAKTINLSAKDAYLAGIMHDVAKEWSEEASRDFINAYAPEYNGIASHKLHQICGYLWAKEYYLLENEAILHAIKVHTTMDDETENELSNLDKVLFIADKICHGRKAPGIQKIRELVFKDFEAGFKEVVKLTYDFNIQKGVVFDKRAKQIYDKYLGIEDK, from the coding sequence ATGAAAATAGGACTTTTTGGAGGAAGCTTTAACCCGATTCATAAAGGGCACATTAAAATAGCTCGTTATGCAATGAAAAAGCTTGGATTAGATAAAATGATTTTTATCCCAACGTCAATTTCGCCTTTTAAACAAAAGGGCAAATCAGTTTCAGGTCAAGATAAAATCAATATGATTAATTTAATATTAGAACCAGGGATGGAAGTGAGTGATTTTGAAGTTAAAAAAGGTGGGGTGAGCTATACTTTTGAAACCATTAGATACTTTAAAAATCTTTATAAAGATGATCAACTTTACTTTTTAATAGGTAGTGATAATTTACCTAAATTACACAAATGAGAGCATATTGATGAAATTGTTGCTAACGTAAATATGGTGGTATTTAAAAGAAGCAAGAAGTTTAACAAACTCAATGCTAAAAAATACAAATTGCAAATTTTAGATAATCCAATTTTTGAATATTCTTCAACCCATTACAAAAAAGGATACTTAAATATGGTTGAAGATCAGGTTCAAACATACATTCAATCTAAAGGTCTTTACATTGAAGAAATTATTCATAATTCTCTTTCAGCTTTAAGAGCAAAGCACAGCTTATATTGCGCTGATTTTGCTGCTAATTTAGCTAAAACAATCAATTTAAGTGCTAAAGATGCTTACCTTGCTGGAATTATGCACGATGTTGCTAAAGAATGAAGTGAAGAAGCTTCTAGAGATTTTATTAATGCTTACGCTCCTGAATATAATGGAATTGCTTCTCATAAGCTTCATCAAATTTGCGGATATTTGTGGGCTAAAGAGTATTATTTACTAGAAAACGAAGCTATTTTACACGCTATTAAAGTCCATACTACAATGGATGATGAAACTGAAAATGAACTTTCTAACTTAGATAAAGTGCTTTTTATTGCGGATAAAATTTGTCATGGAAGAAAAGCTCCCGGGATTCAAAAAATTAGAGAACTTGTGTTTAAAGATTTTGAAGCTGGTTTTAAAGAAGTAGTAAAATTAACTTATGATTTTAACATTCAAAAAGGTGTAGTATTTGACAAGCGAGCTAAACAAATTTACGATAAATACTTAGGAATAGAGGATAAATAA
- a CDS encoding ribonuclease J has translation MEATRIIPLGGVEEIGKSTLIVEHKNHIFLIDAGIKFADTYNTGVKGIIPNYEYLNGKGKKIEGLFITHGHEDHIGGVVYLVKQTKIKKIFAPRIAIQYLKLKFEEHGITRPIEFIEMQKADVYHFANNECKVDFWTAQHSIPDAFGIRVTTPNGSIMCTGDFRFDYTPIGNLTDFARLDQIGKEGLTALLSDSTNAMRPKHSPSESDILTDIEAHMLNAKKKIIITTFASNLTRVKVIIDLAVKLKKKVICFGRSMIQGIKIGRKLGYINVPDGVIIDKKQLANTKPSDLVILTTGSQGEQLAALSRMSYGKHASINIEKGDVVIFSSSPIPGNRMIIELLVNRLYKLGAIIKENGVDGYLHTSGHAYRYEHDKIFQLTKPKYFLPYHGEFRMSVAHGNTAIENGVKKENVIIIRKGVVYNMLKGEIFPTDEKVDFGPVYIDGNTVLSLSSDTLKQRIQLKDSGFVNIVFVIDAKTNSIVTRPQIITRGAFFVKTSKELVEESKRVAHGAVLYHIKNNKNWTIAELEKIVIERLSTLYYKEKRRDPIIIPTFILTNEKPDSVVGKTKINFTNSRTFVSDSENEEEQNNQVNPNNKDKKKSKPKQNKRKTNLKGQKELLKEVKKSIFGDIEVDQLDIDEEDEK, from the coding sequence ATGGAAGCAACTAGAATAATTCCGTTAGGTGGTGTTGAAGAAATCGGTAAATCGACTCTGATTGTTGAACACAAAAACCACATTTTTTTAATTGATGCAGGTATTAAATTTGCAGATACTTATAATACAGGAGTTAAGGGGATTATCCCTAATTATGAGTATTTAAATGGTAAAGGCAAAAAGATCGAAGGTCTTTTTATTACTCATGGTCACGAAGATCATATTGGTGGAGTTGTTTATTTAGTTAAACAAACAAAAATTAAGAAAATTTTTGCTCCTAGAATTGCTATTCAGTATTTGAAATTAAAATTCGAAGAGCATGGAATCACTCGTCCTATCGAATTTATCGAGATGCAAAAAGCTGATGTTTATCATTTTGCTAATAATGAATGTAAAGTTGATTTTTGAACCGCGCAGCACTCAATTCCTGATGCATTTGGAATTAGAGTTACTACTCCAAATGGTTCAATTATGTGTACTGGTGATTTTAGATTTGACTATACCCCAATTGGAAATTTAACTGACTTTGCTCGTCTTGATCAAATTGGAAAAGAAGGGTTAACTGCTCTTTTAAGTGATTCAACTAATGCAATGCGTCCTAAACATTCACCAAGTGAAAGTGACATACTAACTGACATTGAAGCACATATGCTTAATGCTAAAAAGAAAATCATTATCACAACTTTTGCATCTAACTTAACTAGGGTAAAAGTTATTATAGACCTTGCTGTAAAGCTTAAAAAGAAAGTTATTTGCTTTGGGCGTTCAATGATTCAAGGAATTAAAATTGGTCGTAAATTAGGTTATATCAATGTCCCTGATGGTGTTATTATTGATAAAAAACAACTTGCAAATACTAAACCTTCTGATTTAGTGATTTTAACAACTGGTTCTCAAGGTGAGCAACTTGCAGCTTTATCAAGAATGAGTTATGGAAAACATGCTTCAATTAATATTGAAAAAGGTGATGTTGTCATTTTTTCTTCAAGCCCAATTCCAGGGAATAGAATGATCATTGAGCTTCTTGTAAACCGTTTATACAAACTTGGGGCTATCATCAAAGAAAATGGTGTTGATGGATATTTACATACTTCAGGGCATGCTTACCGTTATGAGCATGATAAAATTTTCCAATTAACTAAGCCTAAATACTTCCTCCCTTATCATGGAGAATTTAGGATGTCTGTAGCACATGGAAATACAGCTATTGAAAATGGTGTTAAAAAAGAAAATGTAATTATTATCCGTAAGGGTGTAGTTTACAATATGCTTAAAGGTGAAATTTTCCCAACTGATGAAAAAGTTGATTTTGGACCAGTTTATATTGATGGAAATACCGTTTTATCTCTTTCAAGTGATACTTTAAAACAAAGAATTCAGCTTAAAGATAGTGGTTTTGTAAATATTGTTTTTGTAATTGATGCAAAAACAAACTCAATTGTCACTCGTCCACAAATTATCACTAGAGGCGCTTTCTTTGTCAAAACTTCAAAAGAACTTGTTGAAGAAAGTAAACGTGTAGCACATGGTGCTGTGCTTTATCACATTAAAAATAATAAGAATTGAACTATTGCTGAGCTTGAAAAAATTGTTATTGAGCGTTTAAGCACTCTTTATTACAAAGAAAAACGTAGAGATCCAATTATCATCCCGACCTTTATATTAACTAATGAAAAACCTGATAGTGTAGTTGGTAAAACCAAAATCAATTTTACTAACTCAAGAACTTTTGTTTCTGATTCAGAAAATGAAGAAGAGCAAAATAATCAAGTAAATCCAAACAATAAAGATAAAAAGAAAAGCAAGCCAAAACAAAACAAACGTAAAACCAATTTAAAAGGTCAAAAAGAATTACTTAAAGAAGTTAAAAAATCAATTTTTGGAGATATTGAAGTTGATCAACTTGATATTGATGAAGAAGATGAAAAATAA
- a CDS encoding potassium transporter TrkG has protein sequence MLLWSPWTQNLSPSSGNTAISYIDAIFTTSSAFSDTGLVVKDTYKHWNIFGQAIIAILIFAGGVGIFALKIFIFNWIFRRKNISILEMKLLQSERGGTDSAKVGKLVISAVKFLVLTIILFGFILSIYFYFTDINTTSGIKEYLAKNGEIDANGVWLNSPKGDLAKAFRFGFFHTISAINNAGFDIMSGFSLMPYYTDYFVQICFITLFIIGGLGYPVLFDLKGYFSHKIKRKKSRYHFTLFTKLSLSVYFLVFLFGLGTSLGFELTSTNIESMWNKLDSSGQNYFYGNVFNRLFGIFFTSFSTRSAGFFTVHLKDFSLGSIITFMIMMFIGASPASTGGGVRTTTIGVFLMSIFNMVVDKPRVRIFKRAIKKDTVDMSSKVLGIAFIIVIVACFICFSSFSDYGGKIITSASQADGTKVPIYGTEHILFEVASAFGTTGLSSGITASLNTASKITILIVMFIGQFGISSTLLVWKRKRNNHRSYEYAEDDVAIG, from the coding sequence TTGCTTTTATGAAGTCCTTGAACCCAAAATTTAAGCCCATCTTCTGGAAATACAGCAATTAGCTACATTGACGCCATTTTTACAACAAGTAGTGCTTTTAGTGACACTGGTCTTGTTGTAAAAGATACTTACAAACATTGAAATATCTTTGGACAAGCTATTATTGCAATTTTAATTTTTGCAGGTGGGGTAGGTATTTTTGCGCTGAAAATTTTCATTTTCAACTGGATTTTTAGGCGTAAAAATATTTCAATTTTAGAAATGAAACTCCTTCAAAGCGAAAGAGGAGGAACTGATTCAGCTAAAGTTGGAAAATTAGTTATTTCTGCAGTTAAATTCTTAGTTTTAACCATTATTTTATTTGGTTTTATTCTAAGCATTTACTTTTACTTTACAGATATTAATACAACTAGTGGAATTAAAGAATATTTAGCTAAAAATGGTGAAATTGATGCTAATGGAGTTTGACTTAATTCACCAAAAGGTGATTTAGCTAAAGCTTTTAGATTTGGATTTTTTCACACTATTAGCGCTATTAATAATGCTGGTTTTGACATTATGTCTGGCTTTTCACTAATGCCTTATTACACAGATTATTTTGTGCAAATTTGCTTTATTACACTTTTTATCATTGGTGGATTAGGTTATCCGGTTTTATTTGATTTAAAAGGGTATTTTTCACACAAAATTAAGCGTAAAAAATCAAGATATCATTTTACTTTATTTACTAAATTATCTCTTAGTGTATACTTTTTAGTCTTTTTATTTGGGCTTGGAACTAGTTTAGGATTTGAGCTTACTTCTACTAATATTGAAAGTATGTGAAATAAGCTTGATTCTAGCGGTCAAAATTATTTTTACGGAAATGTATTTAACCGTTTATTTGGAATTTTCTTCACTAGCTTTTCAACTCGTAGTGCTGGATTTTTCACAGTTCACCTTAAAGACTTTTCACTTGGTTCAATAATTACTTTTATGATTATGATGTTTATTGGTGCTTCACCAGCATCAACTGGTGGCGGAGTAAGAACTACTACAATTGGTGTCTTTTTAATGTCAATTTTCAATATGGTTGTAGATAAACCAAGAGTTAGAATTTTCAAAAGAGCTATTAAAAAAGATACAGTTGATATGTCTAGTAAAGTGCTTGGAATTGCTTTTATCATTGTAATTGTAGCTTGCTTTATTTGTTTTAGCTCATTTAGCGATTATGGTGGTAAAATCATTACATCAGCTTCACAAGCTGATGGAACAAAAGTTCCTATTTATGGAACTGAACATATTCTTTTTGAAGTAGCTAGCGCCTTTGGGACTACCGGTTTAAGTAGTGGAATTACAGCAAGTTTAAATACAGCTTCCAAAATAACCATTTTAATTGTGATGTTTATTGGTCAATTTGGAATTTCTTCAACTTTATTGGTGTGAAAAAGAAAACGCAATAACCATCGAAGTTATGAATATGCTGAAGATGATGTTGCAATTGGATAG
- a CDS encoding L-threonylcarbamoyladenylate synthase, translating into MNKNYDDIYIFTTDTVCGIGCKVSSGSINKLFELKNRPIEKKIMILVSSIKMAQSFNQWNEKATETALKYWPGAYSIIINDQGFRMPDNAKLLKFLEENGPMYVTSANKSGMSPIDIKDANDVFPQVSNVFDFGKPNGKASTIINLDTGEIIERN; encoded by the coding sequence ATGAATAAAAATTATGATGATATTTATATTTTTACCACAGATACTGTCTGCGGAATAGGTTGCAAAGTCTCTTCTGGATCAATAAACAAACTTTTTGAACTTAAAAATAGACCAATTGAGAAAAAAATTATGATTTTAGTCTCATCAATCAAAATGGCTCAGTCTTTTAATCAATGAAACGAAAAAGCTACAGAAACAGCCTTAAAATATTGGCCAGGAGCTTATTCAATTATTATTAATGATCAAGGTTTTAGAATGCCTGATAATGCAAAACTATTAAAATTCTTAGAAGAAAATGGACCTATGTACGTAACTAGTGCTAATAAAAGTGGTATGAGTCCAATTGATATTAAAGATGCAAATGATGTCTTTCCACAAGTAAGCAATGTGTTTGATTTTGGAAAGCCAAACGGTAAAGCTAGCACCATTATTAACTTAGATACTGGAGAAATTATTGAGAGAAATTAA
- a CDS encoding M42 family metallopeptidase codes for MQQEFKNRLIKYLEIYGMSRYEEPVVDEIKKELGSLNYEISRDKMGSLILHKPSKNPNAPKVMIAAHMDEVGYLVRMIDDKGQLLLTPVGGIWPTVVVGTKATLINNAGEKFDGVFGHTSIHIMEAEKVSKAITNKEIYADFGFKNKQDALDNGVEIGDRVYLSGETIHFKDPNLVGGKSMDNRAGVTVLEFIAKEMANKELDVNLYLVWTVQEEVGTRGAKTSVSVVNPDVAIALDTTSSHDTIGTIPGTTALFKGAALRVHDGGTMMDPKLVNFFVNTSKKYNIDAYKFVAAGGGTDAAQLQYSKGGAATITISLPQRYLHSPIGVCAISDLLAAKDLLVKFLEDFNTSEYDKIKYN; via the coding sequence ATGCAACAAGAATTTAAAAATCGTTTAATTAAGTACTTAGAAATTTATGGAATGAGCCGTTATGAAGAACCTGTAGTTGATGAAATTAAAAAAGAACTTGGTTCATTAAATTATGAAATTTCAAGAGATAAAATGGGTTCACTTATTTTGCATAAACCATCAAAAAATCCTAATGCACCTAAAGTTATGATTGCTGCGCATATGGATGAAGTTGGTTATTTAGTAAGAATGATTGATGATAAAGGACAATTACTTCTTACGCCAGTTGGTGGAATTTGACCTACAGTAGTAGTTGGTACCAAAGCCACTTTAATTAATAATGCTGGTGAAAAATTCGATGGTGTATTTGGACATACATCAATTCACATTATGGAAGCTGAAAAAGTATCAAAAGCAATTACAAATAAAGAAATCTATGCAGATTTTGGGTTTAAAAATAAACAAGATGCTTTAGATAATGGTGTTGAAATTGGTGATAGAGTGTATCTTTCAGGAGAAACAATTCACTTTAAGGATCCTAATTTAGTAGGTGGAAAATCAATGGATAACCGTGCTGGAGTGACTGTTTTAGAATTTATTGCTAAAGAAATGGCAAACAAAGAATTAGATGTAAATTTATATTTAGTATGAACAGTGCAAGAAGAAGTAGGTACCAGAGGTGCTAAAACATCTGTAAGTGTGGTAAATCCTGATGTAGCTATTGCTTTAGATACAACTTCTAGCCACGATACAATAGGGACTATTCCAGGTACAACCGCTTTATTTAAAGGAGCTGCTTTAAGAGTGCATGATGGTGGAACTATGATGGATCCGAAATTAGTTAATTTCTTTGTCAATACATCTAAAAAATACAACATTGATGCTTATAAATTTGTAGCAGCTGGTGGTGGAACTGATGCAGCACAGCTTCAATATTCAAAAGGTGGAGCAGCAACTATTACAATTTCACTTCCACAAAGATACCTTCACAGTCCAATTGGAGTATGTGCAATTAGTGATTTACTTGCAGCTAAAGATTTACTTGTTAAATTTTTAGAAGATTTCAACACTTCAGAATATGATAAAATTAAATATAATTAA
- a CDS encoding IS1634 family transposase, with protein sequence MSNYILCKTKKSKGTYLGLAVSNGYGKGISQMVGVGYWEEIKEKYSLSSLEDIKPLAKLIEVSSDKKAVKSKFFELLEPMSVRTNVKNIGIDLIYKVIKELELFSFLPNSKHKSLQEVLEFIIGTRIIFPRSYICQYKNKNDFIQGLNIKKSSIYNYLDIFLENKNTILLNLYDKLKKLTDRNEKVIHFDNTTVYFESFSRSGIRNKGFSKDGKHNEDQIVIAMATDNNGIPFHYKVFPGNTADSQTLITFLVEMKKIYNIKDVVVIADRGLSQSANIRFLEQKGYKFIFQKRIDNLNAESRNFIVQDKDYMCINNIFSKERIIESSWNKKRFNGNYRKQIVYFSPSKETLDKVKRKNLIDRINKKSIGGTICLSDLVTEYKRKYMDVDGVTVGRLNYDKIKKIADQDGFYMIETNILDLSAEKANEIYRQQWKIEEGFRILKSSLEIRPIFIHKEEHILAHVFLCFLSLVVLKYSIFKLKKFYETNGEIQKITINKFIDALKLITITQKIVNDEVVSEITNNLDPSHKELNKIYSDFYNILDK encoded by the coding sequence ATGAGTAATTACATTTTATGCAAAACAAAAAAGTCAAAAGGAACTTATCTTGGTTTAGCAGTTTCTAATGGTTATGGTAAAGGTATTAGTCAAATGGTTGGTGTAGGATACTGAGAAGAAATTAAAGAAAAATATTCTCTTTCTAGTTTGGAAGATATAAAACCACTAGCCAAACTTATAGAAGTGAGTTCAGATAAAAAAGCTGTAAAATCTAAATTTTTTGAACTATTGGAACCAATGTCAGTACGAACCAATGTTAAAAACATTGGTATCGATTTAATTTATAAAGTTATAAAAGAATTAGAATTGTTTAGTTTTTTACCAAATTCAAAACACAAATCTCTTCAAGAAGTGCTCGAATTTATAATAGGAACAAGAATAATTTTCCCTAGAAGTTATATTTGTCAATACAAAAATAAAAATGACTTTATCCAAGGTTTAAACATTAAAAAGTCATCTATTTATAATTACTTAGATATTTTTTTAGAAAACAAAAACACTATACTATTAAATCTTTATGATAAATTGAAAAAGTTAACTGATAGAAATGAAAAAGTTATACATTTTGATAATACAACAGTTTATTTTGAGAGCTTTTCAAGAAGCGGAATAAGAAATAAAGGTTTTTCAAAAGATGGAAAACACAATGAAGATCAAATCGTAATAGCAATGGCCACAGATAACAATGGAATTCCCTTTCACTACAAAGTTTTTCCAGGAAACACAGCTGATTCGCAAACTTTAATAACATTTTTAGTTGAAATGAAGAAAATTTATAACATAAAAGATGTTGTTGTAATTGCTGATAGAGGGTTAAGTCAAAGTGCAAACATTAGATTTTTAGAACAAAAAGGTTATAAATTTATATTTCAAAAACGAATTGATAATTTAAATGCTGAATCAAGAAACTTTATAGTTCAAGATAAAGATTATATGTGCATAAATAATATATTTTCTAAAGAAAGAATTATTGAATCTTCTTGAAATAAGAAAAGATTTAATGGTAATTACAGAAAACAAATTGTTTATTTTAGTCCTTCAAAAGAAACATTAGATAAAGTAAAAAGAAAAAACCTTATAGATAGAATTAATAAAAAATCAATTGGCGGAACAATATGCTTAAGCGATTTGGTTACAGAATACAAAAGAAAATATATGGATGTAGATGGTGTCACAGTTGGAAGATTAAACTATGACAAAATAAAGAAAATAGCTGATCAAGATGGATTTTATATGATAGAAACAAATATCCTTGATTTATCAGCAGAAAAAGCAAATGAAATTTATAGACAACAATGAAAAATAGAAGAAGGTTTTCGTATTTTAAAATCATCACTTGAAATTAGACCTATTTTTATTCATAAAGAAGAGCATATTCTAGCGCATGTATTTTTATGTTTCTTATCTCTTGTTGTTCTAAAATATTCAATCTTTAAACTGAAAAAATTCTATGAAACAAATGGAGAAATTCAGAAAATTACAATTAACAAATTTATAGATGCTTTAAAACTTATAACTATAACTCAAAAAATAGTAAATGATGAAGTAGTATCGGAAATTACAAATAATTTAGATCCATCACACAAAGAGTTAAACAAAATATATAGTGATTTTTACAACATACTAGATAAATAG
- a CDS encoding YneF family protein, with protein MIGMATSSFVLMLVFVIIGVAVAAGLLTFFLVRRMFQKQLKENPPISEKMIRVMFQQMGRKASESQIRQVMRSMQNAKD; from the coding sequence ATGATTGGAATGGCAACATCAAGTTTTGTGCTTATGCTTGTTTTTGTAATCATCGGGGTTGCGGTTGCTGCGGGTTTATTAACATTTTTCCTTGTACGTAGAATGTTCCAAAAGCAACTTAAAGAAAACCCACCTATTTCAGAGAAAATGATTCGTGTAATGTTCCAACAAATGGGACGTAAAGCAAGCGAAAGCCAAATTAGACAAGTTATGCGTTCAATGCAAAATGCAAAAGATTAA